A region of the Amycolatopsis sp. cg13 genome:
CCGGAGCCGTCCGCGGGCACCGACCACACGGCGTTCTCGAGGCCGTAGAGAATCGTGTGGTCGTCCTGCCACAACGCCTGGTCGTCAACACTGCGGGTCTCGGCGAGCGCGGTCTCGTGCATCGTCTTGAGGTCGAGCACGGACAGCCGCCAGACGCCCTCGCCGACCTTCTTCTTGAACGCGATCCGTGTTTCGTCCGGCGACAACGACGGGCATTCCACGTTCTCCCGGAGCGCCTTGCCGCGGTAAGTGTCGTAGTCGCCTTCGATCAGGTACGTCTTGCCCTTGGAACCCAGCGTCGAGAAGAACCGCTTGCCGTCCTTGGCGAACGTGATGCCCCAGTAATTGACGTCGGAGGAGAAGTAGCGCTTCCCGTCGACCAGGACCGGCAGCTCCTCGATCGTTTTCTCCAGCTCGCCGTTGTCCAGCTGGTAAACCCCGGCGCGCGTCGAAAACCCAGTGGCAGCATAGGAATCGCCGGTGACGAACAGTGTCCAGTACACCCGTTTGCCATCCGGCGAAACGCGCGCCCGGCTCGGCGTGCCCGGCAGATAGTCCTTGTGCGTGGTGGTGAGATTCCGGTCGAGGACGCTGAAATCACTGACCGCGGGCAAGGTGCCGGGACGCACCGCGAGACACATCCCAGTCGTGCCGGACACCGCGAACCGGTCGCATTTCAGATCGCTGAACTTCGGTGCCGCACTAGGATTCGCCAGCGGAACGACACCGACGTTACCCGTCTTCGTGCTGCGAAAGAACAACTGCCCAGGCGCGAGCGAAAGATGCTCCACCTTCGCGGGTTCGGCCGGACTAGGCCGCGCGGCAACGGTGTAAACCACCGCCGCGGCCGCGAGCACCACAGTGCCGACAACAGCAAGAAGAGCCTTTTTCATTTGCGCACCGGCCTTGCGAAAGCGGCGCCGAGCGCCACGACAGCGAGCGCTCCGGCCGCCGCGAGAACCGCGGGCTGGAGATCCCACAACGTCCAAGCGAGTCCGAAGAGGACAGACGAAAGCATCCGAGCGGCGGCCTGTCCAGTTTGGACCACCGCGAGACCGGTCGCCCGGAGATCTGCGGGCACCAACGGTCCGGCGGCGGCCATCAGCACCCCGTCGGTAGCCGCGTAGAACACGCCGTGCAGCCCCAAAGCCAAGGCCGCGAGCCAGAATCCGGACACCGGCCCGCACAACGCGATCAGCGCGGCGACGAGCGCGACGTGCCCGCCGAGGAACACCGGCCAGCGCCCGATCCGGTCGGCCAGTTTGCCCAGCGGAACGGCGAGCACCAGATAGATCCCGGCGGTGCCGAGCGGCAGCAACGGGAAGAACGTCGCCGCGACGTCCCAGCGCCGCTGAAGCACCAGGTACACAAAGGAATCGCCGAGAGTCACGAACCCGAGCAGCGCCGCCCACACCGCCACGCGACGGAAACCCCGGTCCCGCAACAGCCCGAACGCCGCCCGCACGGACACCGCGGCCCGGTCGGCGATTTCCTGTTTGTGGTCCCGGACGAACAACACCAGCAGCATCACCGCGATCGCCGCGATGCAGAAGCTGGTGAAGAACACCGACGTGTAGCTGCCGAGGCTCAGCGCGAGCACGGCCATCGCCACCAGCGGACCGAGGAACGCGCCCACTGTGTCCATCGCGCGGTGCACGCCGAACGACCGGCCGAGTGTGTCGGGCTCGCTGCTGAGCGAGATCAACGCGTCGCGCGGGGCCGTGCGCAGCCCCTTGCCGGTCCGGTCGGCGGCGAGCACCACGCCGATCGCCGCGACCGACGAACCGGCCGCGACCAGGCCGAGCTTGCACACCGCGGACAAGCCGTAGCCGAACCCGGCGACCGCCTTGAGCCTTCTCCACCGGTCGGCCAGGTGCCCGCCGAGCACGCGGACCACGGCGGTGGCTCCCGCGTAAAGCCCGTCGAGCAGGCCGAACTGCAGCGGGTTCAGCCCGAGGCCGAGCACCAGATACAGCGGGAGCACCGCGGTCACCATCTCCGAGGAGATGTCGGTGACCAGGCTGACCGCGCCGAGTGCGACGACGTTCGCCGACACCCGGCGCAGGCCGGCCTTCCGCTCGGTGCCCGCCGCGACGTCCGAACTACGGCTTGTCGCGATGTACATGACCGGCCCCTAGTTGTGGCAGGTGTAGGTCGGGCTGCTGTCCTGGACCTTGCCGTCGAGACCGATGAGCTGCTCGGAGAAGGTGTTGTCGGTCATCGTCAGCTTCAGCACGCCGAAGGTGTCCTTGAGCAGCTTCGCCGTGGTCGGGTGCGCGGAGTGGACCGGGTACGGGTTCGCGCCGCCCATGCCGCCGATGATCTCGACCGGACCGGCCGGGTTCGCCTTGCCGCTCGCGTCCTGCGGGACGAACCGCTCGTAGTGGTGGTCGTGGCCGTTCAGGATCAGGTCGACCTTGTTCTGCGCGAACAGGTCCCACAGCTGCTTGGAACCGCGCTGGTCGCCGTGGTCGCCGGAGCTCCACCGCGGGTGGTGGTAGTACGCCGCGACGCAGCCCTTGGTGTTCTTCGCCAGGTCCTGCTTGATCCAGTTCATCTGGTCGGTGTCCTGGAGCTCGCCGCCGTCCTTGTCGTCGACGAAGCCGTTGGAGTCGAGCGCGATGAAGTGCCAGTTGCCCATTTCCCAGCTGTAGTACCGCTTTCCGTTCGGCGTGGCGATCTTGCCGAAGTACTGCTGGTAGGCCTCGAACGGCTTGTTGTCGTCGTAGGTCTCGTGGTTGCCCGGGATCGGGTGCGTGATGCTCTTGAACTTGCCCCAGGTCTTGTCGTAGTAGTCCTTGAAGTTCTGCAGCGTCAGACCGGTGTCCTCGGCGTCGTATTGGTTGTCGCCCATGGTGATCACCGCGGCGGGATTCATCCCCTGGACCAGCTTCGCGGTCTTCGGGTGCACGCAGCTGGAACTGCTGGCGGTGCACTGCTCGGCGATGTCGCCGGCTGCGGCGAGGACGAAGGTGTTGCCCGCGGTCCCCGGCTTCGTGTGCACCTTGACCGAAGTGCTAGCCGGCGAAGTGTTGCCGGCGGCGTCCTTCGCGCGGACGGTGTAGGTGTAGTCGGTGTCCGGCGAGAGGCCGTTGTCGGTGTAGGACGTGGACGTGCTGGTGGCGACGGACTGGCCGTCCCGGAGCACGTCGTACCCGCTGACGCCGACGTTGTCCGTCGCGGCGGCCCAGGTCAGCGCGACGCTGTTGGAGCCGATGTCGCCCGCGGCGAGGTTCGACGGCGTGGTGGGCGC
Encoded here:
- a CDS encoding MFS transporter — encoded protein: MYIATSRSSDVAAGTERKAGLRRVSANVVALGAVSLVTDISSEMVTAVLPLYLVLGLGLNPLQFGLLDGLYAGATAVVRVLGGHLADRWRRLKAVAGFGYGLSAVCKLGLVAAGSSVAAIGVVLAADRTGKGLRTAPRDALISLSSEPDTLGRSFGVHRAMDTVGAFLGPLVAMAVLALSLGSYTSVFFTSFCIAAIAVMLLVLFVRDHKQEIADRAAVSVRAAFGLLRDRGFRRVAVWAALLGFVTLGDSFVYLVLQRRWDVAATFFPLLPLGTAGIYLVLAVPLGKLADRIGRWPVFLGGHVALVAALIALCGPVSGFWLAALALGLHGVFYAATDGVLMAAAGPLVPADLRATGLAVVQTGQAAARMLSSVLFGLAWTLWDLQPAVLAAAGALAVVALGAAFARPVRK
- a CDS encoding discoidin domain-containing protein, translated to MSSSRVRSLARFALPAAAVVLLPAAVSPARDAHAAAADVLLSQGKPVSTSTLETSTLGGDNAVDGNLKTRWASAVSADAQWLRVDLGQAATVHRVKLNWEAAYAKKYRVEISDDGENFKTIATIANGDGGTDDLTGLSGHGRFLRFVGTERATKYGYSLWELQAYGTPDSSGDTQAPTTPSNLAAGDIGSNSVALTWAAATDNVGVSGYDVLRDGQSVATSTSTSYTDNGLSPDTDYTYTVRAKDAAGNTSPASTSVKVHTKPGTAGNTFVLAAAGDIAEQCTASSSSCVHPKTAKLVQGMNPAAVITMGDNQYDAEDTGLTLQNFKDYYDKTWGKFKSITHPIPGNHETYDDNKPFEAYQQYFGKIATPNGKRYYSWEMGNWHFIALDSNGFVDDKDGGELQDTDQMNWIKQDLAKNTKGCVAAYYHHPRWSSGDHGDQRGSKQLWDLFAQNKVDLILNGHDHHYERFVPQDASGKANPAGPVEIIGGMGGANPYPVHSAHPTTAKLLKDTFGVLKLTMTDNTFSEQLIGLDGKVQDSSPTYTCHN